The following proteins are co-located in the Synechococcus sp. PROS-U-1 genome:
- a CDS encoding VOC family protein, translated as MATADQPTGVNRLGHVAIRVENVDRAVAFYTDLGMHLVWRADDWCYLEAGEGRDGLALLGPDYKAAGPHFAFHFRDREQVDVIHDRLKAQGVHVGAVHDHRDGTASFYLKDPEGNWLEMLYEPPGGIPSNCS; from the coding sequence ATGGCAACAGCTGATCAACCGACGGGTGTGAATCGTCTCGGTCATGTGGCGATCCGCGTTGAGAACGTCGATCGGGCTGTTGCCTTCTACACCGATCTGGGGATGCACCTGGTCTGGCGCGCCGACGACTGGTGCTACCTGGAAGCCGGGGAAGGTCGCGACGGACTCGCCTTGTTAGGCCCGGATTACAAGGCCGCCGGCCCACATTTCGCCTTCCATTTTCGCGATCGTGAACAGGTGGATGTGATCCACGACCGTCTCAAAGCGCAGGGTGTGCACGTTGGTGCCGTCCATGACCACCGCGACGGCACGGCGTCTTTTTATCTGAAAGACCCGGAAGGCAACTGGCTCGAAATGCTCTATGAACCCCCCGGTGGCATCCCCTCCAATTGCAGTTGA